The Lycium barbarum isolate Lr01 chromosome 10, ASM1917538v2, whole genome shotgun sequence genome includes a region encoding these proteins:
- the LOC132614599 gene encoding uncharacterized protein LOC132614599, with protein sequence MYPNARHLCKLKKFVRNRSCAEASIVEGFLAEECLTFCSRYLRDSVKTRFSRYQTEDDECVKNLSHILPKIGHPIGIEQKKDSTFMMDPQLRYEAHRYALFNTGDEQVENFIEEHKNLMSNHTRSNAWARARNHSREFSNWFEEKVKNVEVPNYLLWLSRMPNVVGKRYIAYFINGYQFHTKSRDAPRKTQNSGVTLAATTYSFASSRDQNPIDGEVIYYGVIQDIIEIDYYGHFSVVLFRCDWFHNEVDEYGLTRVYFNKLCSKDDPFLLASQVHQVFYMADPVEKDVYYTRNKVPVDLYDLEKEDCPNIGDTFWREPNDDIGPSIRLDDGDIRWSREDVPADVVDIPSNAQHSEDTIMETSKEEDEFDDTDWDWMEEND encoded by the exons ATGTATCCCAATGCGAGGCACCTTTGTAAGTTGAAGAAGTTCGTTCGTAATCGATCTTGTGCAGAAGCATCAATAGTAGAGGGTTTTTTGGCTGAAGAGTGCTTGACCTTTTGTTCAAGATACCTACGCGATAGTGTGAAGACAAGATTCAGTAGGTACCAGACTGAGGATGATGAATGTGTTAAGAATTTATCACATATACTCCCTAAGATAGGTCATCCAATTGGAATTGAGCAGAAAAAGGATTCGACTTTTATGATGGATCCACAGTTACGTTATGAGGCACATCGGTATGCTTTATTCAACACTGGAGATGAACAAGTTGAAAATTTTATCGa GGAACATAAGAATTTGATGAGTAATCATACTAGATCAAACGCATGGGCAAGAGCAAGGAATCATAGTCGGGAATTTAGCAATTGGTTTGAAGAGAAAGTTAAAAATGTTGAAGTACCCAATTATCTATTATGGCTGTCTAGAATGCCTAATGTGGTGGGCAAGAGATACATTGCATATTTCATTAATGGATACCAATTTCATACAAAAAGTCGGGACGCTCCACGAAAGACTCAAAATAGTGGAGTGACTCTAGCAGCAACAACATATAGTTTTGCTAGTTCTAGGGACCAAAATCCCATAGATGGCGAGGTTATTTATTATGGAGTTATTCAAGATATCATTGAGATTGATTATTATGGCCATTTTAGTGTTGTACTGTTTAGATGTGATTGGTTTCATAATGAAGTAGATGAATATGGGTTAACTCGAGTATACTTCAATAAGTTATGCAGTAAAGATGATCCTTTTCTGTTGGCATCACAAGTTCATCAAGTTTTTTATATGGCGGATCCAGTTGAGAAAGATGTTTATTATACAAGGAATAAAGTCCCTGTTGATTTGTATGATCTAGAGAAAGAGGATTGTCCTAATATAGGAGACACATTTTGGAGGGAGCCTAATGATGACATTGGTCCATCAATTAGATTAGATGATGGTGACATTAGATGGTCAAGAGAAGATGTGCCCGCTGATGTCGTTGATATTCCATCTAATGCACAACATTCAGAAGATACAATTATGGAAACATCGAAAGAGGAGGATGAGTTCGATGATACTGATTGGGATTGGATGGAGGAAAATGATTAG